The sequence ATGGGTGAAGATAAAATAACAGGCTATCAACCACTCGCTTCACTTGAATTTTACGAAGGTGCACTATTAGCATTAGATACTTTAGATCGATTAGGATATAAATTAAACATCAACGTTTATAACAGTTTAAAAGACAGCTTAAGTTCTGCTCTATTATTACAAAAAGAAGAATTTAAAAAAACAGATTTAATAATAGGTCCAATATTTAATGACGGATTAAAAGCCGCAGCACCCATAATTAAAAAAAATGAGGTGTATTTAGTTTCACCACTCTCTCCTACTAATACATTTGCCGACAGCAATAAATTTTTTATTATGGCAAATCCCCCAATTGATGCACAACTTGCTGCAACAATTAATTTCGCGTTAAAACAAAGTCCGACAGCAAATTTTATTGTAGTATATCGCAACGACAAACCCAATGAAGCAAAAATTGCCGCAGAATTTAAAGCAGCATTCGATGCACAAAAAGGAAAAAACATTGCCACATTAAAAGAAGTATCCAATTTTTCCGGCATTTCCGATAATATCGGTTATGGAAATAATTATGTGTTTATTGCAGGCAACGATGAATTATATATCAACGGATTAATTCGCGATTTATCAAAAATTTCGCGCAGCAATGATATCACATTAATCGGATTACAAAATATTTTAACCCTCGAATCCGTATCACTTGATTATTATGAAAATTTGCGTTTTCATTATGCAACAGGATATTGGGTAGATCAAAATTTACCACAGGTAAAAGAATTTAACGAAGCCTTTGAAAATCGTTATTCAACACGTCCCTCAGAATTTGCATACCGCGGTTACGACATCATGATGTATTTCGGCACCATGCTCGCCACCTACGGCCCCGACCTTTCCGGCTCATGCGGCAAAGTAAATCCAACCTTGCGCTATTTAATGTATCCAATCGAATTCACGCCAATAAAACAAACCGATGGAACAATTAATTTCATCGAAAACTCCAAAATCACCATTCTCAAATACGAAGGCTTCAAATTCCAAAAGGCGAATTAAAATCCAACAGTAAGTCCCCATTGGGTGGCGCACCCAATGCATCAGGTGCTCGCACCTGCGTGAAAAATGTAATTATTTATTGCATATGAAAAATCAACACTCAAAATTACCTGCCCACCGGTAAGTCCCCATTGGGGTCGCACCCAATGCATCAGGTGCTCGCACCTGCGTGAAAAAATATGCCTCTATATTCCAATTCAAAAAAAATAAAAAAAAATAAAAAAAAATCCAACTTCATTTAATTCCCCACCCCTCTAACCCCTACCCGCTTAACCCCCACCTACAGTTAAAAAAATGATTAACCCAATTCAAATTTTATTTTTCAAAAATAAAATTATTACAATACATTAGCACCAAGTTTAATCCTTAAAACTATCACATGCCCATTCATTATCGCAGGTCCCGGCTGGACTTTAAATGCACGTTTGTAACTACTTCATGTCACAAACACTTGCCACTACTTGCTTATCCAAATTGTTATCAGCACCTGGCTACATCTATAAACAGATATGCCGCAATTTATGACACAGATATTTTATCCTACGTTTTAATGCCAAATCATTTTCACTTTCTCGCTTATTTTAAAAAAGAAAATAAACTCAGCGATTTAATGCGTGATATTAAAAAACAATCATCCATTGTAATTCGAACAGAATTACAAAATTGCGATCATTTCAATGTCCGCAAAATAAAATACCGCAGTCGCGAGCAATTTTTTAAAATTTGGCAAGATGGTTTTTATGATTATCCGATTTACACTTCAGAGATATTATTACAAAAACTAAATTACATTCATAACAATCCCTTACAGGATAAATGGAAATTAGCAAACGATGCCGCGTCGTATAAATATTCAAGCGCAGCATTTTACGAATATCTCGAACCGGGATTAGTAAACACCGAGTTTTTTACAAAGTATTTTAGTGTCCCAATCGCCAAGAAAATTTGAATGAATGCAAGAACCAGTCGAATTATTCAGGTGTTAAACCTGGATGCAATTAATCCTCATCCAGTTTATCATAACCCAAAATAGACATCATACTATCAACCTGTTGTTCTTCAGCAAAAACTTCGTAGGTAAGATTGCCGGCAGCATCTTTCTGGACCAAAATATGTTTTGGAGATGGAATTAAACAGTGTTTAGTTCCGCCATAACCCGAAATACTTTCCTGATATGCTCCCGTGTGAAAGAAACCGATATAAAGCGGTTCACCGCCATTGATTAATGGTAAATATAATTCGTTGGTATGAGATTCGGAATTGTAATAATCCATTTGATCGCAAGTTAAACCGCCGATATTGATACGTTGCACTTCATTGCCCCATTTATTAATCGGCAGCAAAATAAATTTTGAATTTATTCCCCATGAATCAGGCATGGTAGTCATGAGTGAATTATCAATCATATACCAGCGTTCACTATCGTTCTGATGTTTTTCTGCAAGCACCGAAAAAATAAATGCGCCGCTTTCAGCTACGGTAAAGCTGCCGAATTCTGTGAATATATTCGGACAACTTACATTTTCTTCTTCACAGGTTTGTTTTATTTTATTCAGAATTTCTTCTGCCATATATGGATAATCGTATTCAAAACCCAATGAGTTACGGAACGGCCATCCACCACCAATATTCAGCGAATCCAATTCAGGACAAACACGTTTTAATTCAACGTAAACTTTCAATAATTTCGATAATTCATTCCAGTAATAAATATTATCCTTGATGCCGCTGTTGATGAAAAAGTGCAGCATCTTTAATTTAAATTTCGGATTGGGTTTTATTTTCGATAAATAAAAATCTTTTATCTCTTTATATCGAATACCTAATCGAGAAGTATACAACTGAAATTCCGGTTGTTCTTCCGAAGCAATACGAATACCCAAATCACAATCGTAAATGATGGTATTTTCATAAGCATCCAACTCTTCCATATTATCCAAAACCGGCATAATATTGAAATCGAGGTTGGCTAATTTGCTGATACGTTGTGTATAAATTTTCGTTTTAAACCCGTTACATACAATTAATGTGTCCTTATTGAGCATTTTATTGAGGTATAATCGCTCAATAATATCAATATCGAAGGCGGATGAGGTTTCGAGATATATGTCGTTTTTCAGTGCTTCCACCAGCACATGGGCAAAATGTGAGCTCTTAGTGCAGTAACAATAGTTATAAGTTCCGGGATAATTTAACTTGCGAATCGCATCATTAAAGTACTTCTTAGCCCGTTGTATATTTTCCGATATTTTTGGCAAATACGTAATCCGCATAGGGGTTTCGTACTCTTCAATTAATTGTTTTAAAGGGATTCCGTTGAAGTATAAATAGTTATTTTTCACTTCGAAACCATCCTG comes from Bacteroidota bacterium and encodes:
- a CDS encoding ABC transporter substrate-binding protein gives rise to the protein MTIFIALILFSACTVINPPHKTPIPPTEVKTETTTTTETKTPAEKEKAKDSIATAATGKSWSKKERYTISFVLPFSTDEVELLKLMGEDKITGYQPLASLEFYEGALLALDTLDRLGYKLNINVYNSLKDSLSSALLLQKEEFKKTDLIIGPIFNDGLKAAAPIIKKNEVYLVSPLSPTNTFADSNKFFIMANPPIDAQLAATINFALKQSPTANFIVVYRNDKPNEAKIAAEFKAAFDAQKGKNIATLKEVSNFSGISDNIGYGNNYVFIAGNDELYINGLIRDLSKISRSNDITLIGLQNILTLESVSLDYYENLRFHYATGYWVDQNLPQVKEFNEAFENRYSTRPSEFAYRGYDIMMYFGTMLATYGPDLSGSCGKVNPTLRYLMYPIEFTPIKQTDGTINFIENSKITILKYEGFKFQKAN
- a CDS encoding transposase, coding for MPLLAYPNCYQHLATSINRYAAIYDTDILSYVLMPNHFHFLAYFKKENKLSDLMRDIKKQSSIVIRTELQNCDHFNVRKIKYRSREQFFKIWQDGFYDYPIYTSEILLQKLNYIHNNPLQDKWKLANDAASYKYSSAAFYEYLEPGLVNTEFFTKYFSVPIAKKI
- a CDS encoding arginine decarboxylase — encoded protein: MKNTYLDLIQQTFYFPQDGFEVKNNYLYFNGIPLKQLIEEYETPMRITYLPKISENIQRAKKYFNDAIRKLNYPGTYNYCYCTKSSHFAHVLVEALKNDIYLETSSAFDIDIIERLYLNKMLNKDTLIVCNGFKTKIYTQRISKLANLDFNIMPVLDNMEELDAYENTIIYDCDLGIRIASEEQPEFQLYTSRLGIRYKEIKDFYLSKIKPNPKFKLKMLHFFINSGIKDNIYYWNELSKLLKVYVELKRVCPELDSLNIGGGWPFRNSLGFEYDYPYMAEEILNKIKQTCEEENVSCPNIFTEFGSFTVAESGAFIFSVLAEKHQNDSERWYMIDNSLMTTMPDSWGINSKFILLPINKWGNEVQRINIGGLTCDQMDYYNSESHTNELYLPLINGGEPLYIGFFHTGAYQESISGYGGTKHCLIPSPKHILVQKDAAGNLTYEVFAEEQQVDSMMSILGYDKLDED